From a single Tursiops truncatus isolate mTurTru1 chromosome 20, mTurTru1.mat.Y, whole genome shotgun sequence genomic region:
- the MED1 gene encoding mediator of RNA polymerase II transcription subunit 1 isoform X2: MSSLLERLHAKFNQNRPWSETIKLVRQVMEKRVVMSSGGHQHLVSCLETLQKALKVTSLPAMTDRLESIARQNGLGSHLSASGTECYITSDMFYVEVQLDPAGQLCDVKVAHHGENPVSCPELVQQLREKNFDEFSKHLKGLVNLYNLPGDNKLKTKMYLALQSLEQDLSKMAVMYWKATNAGPLDKILHGSVGYLTPRSGGHLMNLKYYASPSDLLDDKTTSPIILHENNVPRSLGMNASVTIEGTSAMYKLPIAPLIMGSHPVDNKWTPSFSSITSANSVDLPACFFLKFPQPIPVSRAFVQKLQNCTGIPLFETQPTYVPLYELITQFELSKDPDPIPLNHNMRFYAALPGQQHCYFLNKDAPLPDGRSLQGTLVSKITFQHPGRVPLILNLIRHQVAYNTLIGSCVKRTILKEDSPGLLQFEVCPLSESRFSVSFQHPVNDSLVCVVMDVQDSTHVSCKLYKGLSDALICTDDFIAKVVQRCMSIPVTMRAIRRKAETIQADTPALSLIAETVEDMVKKNLPPASSPGYGMTTGNNPMSGTTTPTNTFPGGPITTLFNMSMSIKDRHESVGHGEDFSKVSQNPILTSLLQITGNGGSTIGSSPTPPHHTPPPVSSMAGNTKNHPMLMNLLKDNPAQDFSTLYGSSPLERQNSSSGSPRMEMCSGSNKAKKKKSSRLPPDKPKHQTEDDFQRELFSMDVDSQNPIFDVNMTADTLDTPHITPAPSQCSTPPTTYPQPVPHPQSSIQRMVRLSSSDSIGPDVTDILSDIAEEASKLPSTSDDCPPIGTPVRDSSSSGHSQSALFDPDVFQANNNENPYTDPADLIADAAGSPSSDSPTNHFFPDGVDFNPDLLNSQSQSGFGEEYFDESSQSGDNDDFKGFTSQALNTLGVPMLGGDNGETKFKGNSQADTVDFSIIAVAGKALGPTDLMEHHSGSQSPLLTTGDLGKEKTQKRVKEGNGTSSSSLSGPGLDSKPGKRSRTPSNDGKSKDKPPKRKKADTEGKSPSHSCSNRPFTPPTSTGGSKSPGSSGRSQTPPGVATPPIPKITIQIPKGTVMVGKPSSHSQYTSSGSVSSSGSKSHHSHSSSSSASNSGKMKSSKSEGSSSSKLSSSIYSSQGSSGSSQSKNSSQSGGKPGSSPITKHGLSSGSSSTKMKPQGKPSSLMNPSLSKPNISPSHSRPPGGSDKLASPMKPVPGTPPSSKAKSPISSGSGGSHMSGTSSSTGMKSSSGLGSSGSLSQKTPPSSNSCTASSSSFSSSGSSMSSSQNQHGSSKGKSPSRNKKPSLTAVIDKLKHGVVTSGPGGEDPMDGQVGVSTNSSSHPVSSKHNMSGGEFQGKREKSDKDKSKVSTLGGSVDSSKKTSESKNVGSTGVAKIIISKHDGGSPSIKAKVTLQKPGESSGEGLRPQMASSKNYGSPLISGSTPKHERGSPSHSKSPAYTPQNLDSESESGSSIAEKSYQNSPSSDDGIRPLPEYSTEKHKKHKKEKKKVKDKDRDRDRDKDRDKKKSHSIKPESWSKSPISSDQSLSMTSNTILSTDRPSRLSPDFMIGEEDDDLMDVALIGN; this comes from the exons ggaaaaaaattttgatgaattttctAAGCACCTTAAGGGTCTTGTTAATCTTTATAACCTTCCAGGGGACaa CAAACTAAAGACTAAAATGTACTTGGCTCTCCAATCCTTAGAACAGGATCTATCTAAAATGGCAGTTATGTATTG GAAAGCAACCAATGCTGGTCCCTTGGATAAGATTCTTCATGGAAGTGTTGGCTATCTCACTCCAAGAAGTGGGG GTCATTTGATGAACTTGAAGTATTATGCTTCTCCTTCTGACCTGCTGGATGATAAGACTACATCCCCTATCATTTTGCATGAGAATAATG ttcCTCGATCTTTGGGCATGAATGCATCAGTGACAATCGAAGGAACATCTGCTATGTATAAACTCCCAATTGCACCATTAATTATGGGGTCACATCCAGTTGACAACAAATG gactccctccttctcctcaaTCACCAGTGCCAACAGTGTTGATCTTCCTGCCTGTTTCTTCTTGAAATTTCCCCAGCCAATCCCAGTATCTAGAGCATTTGTTCAGAAACTTCAGAACTGCACAG GAATTCCATTGTTTGAAACCCAACCAACTTATGTACCCCTTTATGAACTGATCACTCAATTTGAGCTGTCAAAGGACCCTGACCCTATACCTTTGAATCACAACATGCGATTTTATGCT GCTCTTCCAGGTCAGCAGCATTGCTATTTCCTCAACAAAGATGCTCCTCTTCCAGATGGTAGAAGTCTACAGGGAACCCTTGTTAGCAAAATCACCTTTCAGCACCCTGGCCGGGTTCCTCTTATCCTGAATCTGATCAGACACCAAGTGGCCTATAACACCCTAATTGGAAGCTGTGTCAAAAGAACTATTCTGAAAGAAG aTTCTCCTGGGCTACTCCAATTTGAAGTGTGTCCCCTCTCAGAATCCCGTTTCAGCGTATCTTTTCAGCACCCTGTGAATGACTCCCTGGTGTGTG TGGTAATGGATGTGCAGGACTCAACACATGTGAGCTGTAAACTCTACAAGGGGCTGTCAGATGCACTCATCTGCACAGATGACTTCATTGCCAAAGTTGTTCAAAG atgtatGTCCATCCCTGTGACGATGAGGGCTATTCGGAGGAAAGCTGAAACCATTCAGGCCGACACTCCAGCACTGTCCCTCATTGCAGAGACAGTTGAAGACATGGTGAAAAAGAACCTGCCCCCGGCTAGCAGCCCAGGGTATGGCATGACCACAGGCAACAACCCAATGAGTGGTACCACTACACCAACCAACACCTTTCCGGGGGGTCCCATTACCACCTTGTTTAATATGAGCATGAGCATCAAAGATCGGCATGAGTCGGTGGGCCATGGGGAGGACTTCAGCAAGGTATCTCAGAACCCAATTCTTACCAGTTTGTTGCAAATCACAGGGAACGGGGGGTCTACCATTGGCTCGAGTCCGACCCCTCCTCATCACACGCCGCCACCTGTCTCTTCGATGGCCGGCAACACCAAGAACCACCCGATGCTCATGAACCTTCTTAAAGATAATCCTGCCCAGGATTTCTCAACCCTTTATGGAAGCAGCCCTTTAGAAAGGCAGAACTCCTCTTCCGGCTCACCCCGGATGGAAATGTGCTCGGGAAGCAACAAGGCAAAGAAGAAGAAGTCATCAAGATTACCACCTGACAAACCCAAGCACCAGACTGAAGATGACTTTCAGAGGGAGCTATTTTCAATGGATGTTGACTCACAGAACCCTATCTTTGATGTCAACATGACAGCTGACACGCTGGATACGCCACACATCACTCCAGCTCCAAGCCAGTGTAGCACTCCCCCAACAACTTACCCACAACCAGTACCTCATCCCCAATCCAGTATTCAAAGGATGGTCCGACTATCCAGTTCAGACAGCATTGGCCCGGATGTAACTGATATCCTTTCAGACATTGCAGAAGAAGCTTCTAAGCTTCCCAGCACTAGTGACGATTGTCCACCCATTGGCACCCCTGTTCGAGATTCTTCAAGCTCTGGGCATTCTCAGAGTGCCCTCTTTGACCCTGATGTCTTTCAAGccaataataatgaaaatccaTACACTGATCCAGCTGACCTTATTGCAGATGCTGCTGGAAGCCCCAGTAGTGACTCTCCTAccaatcatttttttcctgatggaGTAGATTTCAATCCTGATTTGTTGAACAGCCAGAGCCAAAGTGGTTTTGGAGAAGAATATTTTGATGAAAGCAGCCAAAGTGGAGATAATGATGATTTCAAAGGATTTACATCTCAGGCACTAAATACTTTGGGGGTGCCAATGCTTGGAGGTGATAATGGGGAGACTAAGTTTAAAGGCAATAGCCAAGCTGACACAGTTGATTTCAGTATAATAGCAGTGGCTGGTAAGGCTTTGGGTCCTACAGATCTTATGGAGCATCACAGTGGTAGCCAGAGTCCTTTATTGACCACTGGGGACTTAGGGAAAGAAAAGACTCAAAAGAGAGTAAAGGAAGGCAATGGCACCAGTAGCAGTAGTCTATCAGGGCCAGGATTAGACAGCAAACCAGGGAAGCGCAGTCGAACCCCTTCTAATGATGGCAAAAGCAAAGATAAGCCTCCAAAACGGAAGAAGGCAGACACTGAGGGGAAGTCTCCATCTCACAGTTGTTCTAACCGACCTTTCACCCCACCTACTAGTACAGGTGGATCCAAATCTCCAGGCAGTTCAGGAAGATCTCAGACTCCCCCAGGTGTTGCCACACCACCCATTCCCAAAATCACTATTCAGATTCCTAAGGGAACCGTGATGGTGGGCAAGCCCTCCTCTCACAGTCAGTATACCAGCAGTGGTTCTGTGTCTTCCTCAGGAAGTAAAAGCCACCATAGCCATTCTTCCTCGTCTTCTGCTTCCAACTCAGGCAAGATGAAAAGCAGTAAATCAGAAGGTTCATCAAGTTCCAAGTTAAGTAGCAGTATATATTCTAGCCAGGGGTCTTCGGGATCTAGCCAGTCCAAAAATTCATCCCAGTCTGGGGGAAAGCCTGGCTCCTCTCCTATTACCAAGCATGGACTGAGCAGTGGCTCCAGCAGCACCAAGATGAAACCTCAAGGGAAGCCATCATCACTTATGAATCCTTCTTTGAGTAAACCAAACATATCCCCTTCCCATTCAAGGCCACCTGGAGGCTCTGATAAGCTTGCCTCTCCAATGAAGCCTGTTCCTGGGACTCCCCCATCCTCTAAAGCCAAGTCTCCTATCAGTTCAGGTTCTGGTGGTTCTCACATGTCTGGAACTAGTTCAAGCACTGGCATGAAGTCATCTTCAGGGTTAGGATCTTCAGGCTCATTGTCTCAGAAAACTCCCCCATCATCTAACTCTTGTACAgcatcttcctcttccttttcctcaagTGGCTCTTCCATGTCATCCTCTCAGAACCAGCATGGGAGTTCCAAAGGGAAATCTCCCAGCAGAAATAAGAAGCCGTCCTTAACAGCTGTCATAGATAAACTGAAGCATGGGGTTGTCACCAGTGGCCCTGGGGGTGAAGACCCAATGGACGGCCAGGTGGGGGTGAGCACAAATTCTTCTAGCCATCCTGTGTCCTCCAAACATAACATGTCAGGAGGAGAGTTCCAGGGCAAGCGTGAGAAAAGTGATAAAGACAAATCAAAGGTTTCCACCTTGGGGGGCTCAGTGGATTCATCTAAGAAGACCTCAGAGTCAAAAAATGTGGGGAGCACGGGTGTGGCAAAAATTATCATCAGCAAGCATGATGGGGGATCCCCCAGCATTAAAGCCAAAGTGACTTTGCAGAAACCTGGGGAAAGTAGTGGAGAAGGGCTGAGGCCTCAGATGGCCTCCTCCAAAAACTATGGCTCTCCACTCATCAGTGGTTCCACTCCAAAGCATGAGCGTGGCTCTCCCAGTCATAGTAAGTCACCAGCATATACCCCCCAGAATCTGGACAGTGAGAGTGAGTCAGGCTCCTCCATAGCAGAGAAGTCTTATCAGAACAGTCCCAGCTCAGATGATGGCATCCGACCTCTTCCAGAGTACAGCACAGAGAAGCATAAgaagcacaaaaaagaaaagaagaaagtaaaagacaaagataGGGACCGGGACCGGGACAAAGACCGAGACAAGAAAAAATCTCATAGCATCAAGCCAGAGAGTTGGTCTAAATCACCCATCTCTTCAGACCAGTCCTTGTCTATGACAAGTAACACAATCTTATCTACAGACAGGCCCTCAAGGCTTAGCCCTGACTTTATGATTGGGGAGGAAGATGACGATCTTATGGATGTGGCCCTGATTGGCAACTAG
- the MED1 gene encoding mediator of RNA polymerase II transcription subunit 1 isoform X3 codes for MSSGGHQHLVSCLETLQKALKVTSLPAMTDRLESIARQNGLGSHLSASGTECYITSDMFYVEVQLDPAGQLCDVKVAHHGENPVSCPELVQQLREKNFDEFSKHLKGLVNLYNLPGDNKLKTKMYLALQSLEQDLSKMAVMYWKATNAGPLDKILHGSVGYLTPRSGGHLMNLKYYASPSDLLDDKTTSPIILHENNVPRSLGMNASVTIEGTSAMYKLPIAPLIMGSHPVDNKWTPSFSSITSANSVDLPACFFLKFPQPIPVSRAFVQKLQNCTGIPLFETQPTYVPLYELITQFELSKDPDPIPLNHNMRFYAALPGQQHCYFLNKDAPLPDGRSLQGTLVSKITFQHPGRVPLILNLIRHQVAYNTLIGSCVKRTILKEDSPGLLQFEVCPLSESRFSVSFQHPVNDSLVCVVMDVQDSTHVSCKLYKGLSDALICTDDFIAKVVQRCMSIPVTMRAIRRKAETIQADTPALSLIAETVEDMVKKNLPPASSPGYGMTTGNNPMSGTTTPTNTFPGGPITTLFNMSMSIKDRHESVGHGEDFSKVSQNPILTSLLQITGNGGSTIGSSPTPPHHTPPPVSSMAGNTKNHPMLMNLLKDNPAQDFSTLYGSSPLERQNSSSGSPRMEMCSGSNKAKKKKSSRLPPDKPKHQTEDDFQRELFSMDVDSQNPIFDVNMTADTLDTPHITPAPSQCSTPPTTYPQPVPHPQSSIQRMVRLSSSDSIGPDVTDILSDIAEEASKLPSTSDDCPPIGTPVRDSSSSGHSQSALFDPDVFQANNNENPYTDPADLIADAAGSPSSDSPTNHFFPDGVDFNPDLLNSQSQSGFGEEYFDESSQSGDNDDFKGFTSQALNTLGVPMLGGDNGETKFKGNSQADTVDFSIIAVAGKALGPTDLMEHHSGSQSPLLTTGDLGKEKTQKRVKEGNGTSSSSLSGPGLDSKPGKRSRTPSNDGKSKDKPPKRKKADTEGKSPSHSCSNRPFTPPTSTGGSKSPGSSGRSQTPPGVATPPIPKITIQIPKGTVMVGKPSSHSQYTSSGSVSSSGSKSHHSHSSSSSASNSGKMKSSKSEGSSSSKLSSSIYSSQGSSGSSQSKNSSQSGGKPGSSPITKHGLSSGSSSTKMKPQGKPSSLMNPSLSKPNISPSHSRPPGGSDKLASPMKPVPGTPPSSKAKSPISSGSGGSHMSGTSSSTGMKSSSGLGSSGSLSQKTPPSSNSCTASSSSFSSSGSSMSSSQNQHGSSKGKSPSRNKKPSLTAVIDKLKHGVVTSGPGGEDPMDGQVGVSTNSSSHPVSSKHNMSGGEFQGKREKSDKDKSKVSTLGGSVDSSKKTSESKNVGSTGVAKIIISKHDGGSPSIKAKVTLQKPGESSGEGLRPQMASSKNYGSPLISGSTPKHERGSPSHSKSPAYTPQNLDSESESGSSIAEKSYQNSPSSDDGIRPLPEYSTEKHKKHKKEKKKVKDKDRDRDRDKDRDKKKSHSIKPESWSKSPISSDQSLSMTSNTILSTDRPSRLSPDFMIGEEDDDLMDVALIGN; via the exons ggaaaaaaattttgatgaattttctAAGCACCTTAAGGGTCTTGTTAATCTTTATAACCTTCCAGGGGACaa CAAACTAAAGACTAAAATGTACTTGGCTCTCCAATCCTTAGAACAGGATCTATCTAAAATGGCAGTTATGTATTG GAAAGCAACCAATGCTGGTCCCTTGGATAAGATTCTTCATGGAAGTGTTGGCTATCTCACTCCAAGAAGTGGGG GTCATTTGATGAACTTGAAGTATTATGCTTCTCCTTCTGACCTGCTGGATGATAAGACTACATCCCCTATCATTTTGCATGAGAATAATG ttcCTCGATCTTTGGGCATGAATGCATCAGTGACAATCGAAGGAACATCTGCTATGTATAAACTCCCAATTGCACCATTAATTATGGGGTCACATCCAGTTGACAACAAATG gactccctccttctcctcaaTCACCAGTGCCAACAGTGTTGATCTTCCTGCCTGTTTCTTCTTGAAATTTCCCCAGCCAATCCCAGTATCTAGAGCATTTGTTCAGAAACTTCAGAACTGCACAG GAATTCCATTGTTTGAAACCCAACCAACTTATGTACCCCTTTATGAACTGATCACTCAATTTGAGCTGTCAAAGGACCCTGACCCTATACCTTTGAATCACAACATGCGATTTTATGCT GCTCTTCCAGGTCAGCAGCATTGCTATTTCCTCAACAAAGATGCTCCTCTTCCAGATGGTAGAAGTCTACAGGGAACCCTTGTTAGCAAAATCACCTTTCAGCACCCTGGCCGGGTTCCTCTTATCCTGAATCTGATCAGACACCAAGTGGCCTATAACACCCTAATTGGAAGCTGTGTCAAAAGAACTATTCTGAAAGAAG aTTCTCCTGGGCTACTCCAATTTGAAGTGTGTCCCCTCTCAGAATCCCGTTTCAGCGTATCTTTTCAGCACCCTGTGAATGACTCCCTGGTGTGTG TGGTAATGGATGTGCAGGACTCAACACATGTGAGCTGTAAACTCTACAAGGGGCTGTCAGATGCACTCATCTGCACAGATGACTTCATTGCCAAAGTTGTTCAAAG atgtatGTCCATCCCTGTGACGATGAGGGCTATTCGGAGGAAAGCTGAAACCATTCAGGCCGACACTCCAGCACTGTCCCTCATTGCAGAGACAGTTGAAGACATGGTGAAAAAGAACCTGCCCCCGGCTAGCAGCCCAGGGTATGGCATGACCACAGGCAACAACCCAATGAGTGGTACCACTACACCAACCAACACCTTTCCGGGGGGTCCCATTACCACCTTGTTTAATATGAGCATGAGCATCAAAGATCGGCATGAGTCGGTGGGCCATGGGGAGGACTTCAGCAAGGTATCTCAGAACCCAATTCTTACCAGTTTGTTGCAAATCACAGGGAACGGGGGGTCTACCATTGGCTCGAGTCCGACCCCTCCTCATCACACGCCGCCACCTGTCTCTTCGATGGCCGGCAACACCAAGAACCACCCGATGCTCATGAACCTTCTTAAAGATAATCCTGCCCAGGATTTCTCAACCCTTTATGGAAGCAGCCCTTTAGAAAGGCAGAACTCCTCTTCCGGCTCACCCCGGATGGAAATGTGCTCGGGAAGCAACAAGGCAAAGAAGAAGAAGTCATCAAGATTACCACCTGACAAACCCAAGCACCAGACTGAAGATGACTTTCAGAGGGAGCTATTTTCAATGGATGTTGACTCACAGAACCCTATCTTTGATGTCAACATGACAGCTGACACGCTGGATACGCCACACATCACTCCAGCTCCAAGCCAGTGTAGCACTCCCCCAACAACTTACCCACAACCAGTACCTCATCCCCAATCCAGTATTCAAAGGATGGTCCGACTATCCAGTTCAGACAGCATTGGCCCGGATGTAACTGATATCCTTTCAGACATTGCAGAAGAAGCTTCTAAGCTTCCCAGCACTAGTGACGATTGTCCACCCATTGGCACCCCTGTTCGAGATTCTTCAAGCTCTGGGCATTCTCAGAGTGCCCTCTTTGACCCTGATGTCTTTCAAGccaataataatgaaaatccaTACACTGATCCAGCTGACCTTATTGCAGATGCTGCTGGAAGCCCCAGTAGTGACTCTCCTAccaatcatttttttcctgatggaGTAGATTTCAATCCTGATTTGTTGAACAGCCAGAGCCAAAGTGGTTTTGGAGAAGAATATTTTGATGAAAGCAGCCAAAGTGGAGATAATGATGATTTCAAAGGATTTACATCTCAGGCACTAAATACTTTGGGGGTGCCAATGCTTGGAGGTGATAATGGGGAGACTAAGTTTAAAGGCAATAGCCAAGCTGACACAGTTGATTTCAGTATAATAGCAGTGGCTGGTAAGGCTTTGGGTCCTACAGATCTTATGGAGCATCACAGTGGTAGCCAGAGTCCTTTATTGACCACTGGGGACTTAGGGAAAGAAAAGACTCAAAAGAGAGTAAAGGAAGGCAATGGCACCAGTAGCAGTAGTCTATCAGGGCCAGGATTAGACAGCAAACCAGGGAAGCGCAGTCGAACCCCTTCTAATGATGGCAAAAGCAAAGATAAGCCTCCAAAACGGAAGAAGGCAGACACTGAGGGGAAGTCTCCATCTCACAGTTGTTCTAACCGACCTTTCACCCCACCTACTAGTACAGGTGGATCCAAATCTCCAGGCAGTTCAGGAAGATCTCAGACTCCCCCAGGTGTTGCCACACCACCCATTCCCAAAATCACTATTCAGATTCCTAAGGGAACCGTGATGGTGGGCAAGCCCTCCTCTCACAGTCAGTATACCAGCAGTGGTTCTGTGTCTTCCTCAGGAAGTAAAAGCCACCATAGCCATTCTTCCTCGTCTTCTGCTTCCAACTCAGGCAAGATGAAAAGCAGTAAATCAGAAGGTTCATCAAGTTCCAAGTTAAGTAGCAGTATATATTCTAGCCAGGGGTCTTCGGGATCTAGCCAGTCCAAAAATTCATCCCAGTCTGGGGGAAAGCCTGGCTCCTCTCCTATTACCAAGCATGGACTGAGCAGTGGCTCCAGCAGCACCAAGATGAAACCTCAAGGGAAGCCATCATCACTTATGAATCCTTCTTTGAGTAAACCAAACATATCCCCTTCCCATTCAAGGCCACCTGGAGGCTCTGATAAGCTTGCCTCTCCAATGAAGCCTGTTCCTGGGACTCCCCCATCCTCTAAAGCCAAGTCTCCTATCAGTTCAGGTTCTGGTGGTTCTCACATGTCTGGAACTAGTTCAAGCACTGGCATGAAGTCATCTTCAGGGTTAGGATCTTCAGGCTCATTGTCTCAGAAAACTCCCCCATCATCTAACTCTTGTACAgcatcttcctcttccttttcctcaagTGGCTCTTCCATGTCATCCTCTCAGAACCAGCATGGGAGTTCCAAAGGGAAATCTCCCAGCAGAAATAAGAAGCCGTCCTTAACAGCTGTCATAGATAAACTGAAGCATGGGGTTGTCACCAGTGGCCCTGGGGGTGAAGACCCAATGGACGGCCAGGTGGGGGTGAGCACAAATTCTTCTAGCCATCCTGTGTCCTCCAAACATAACATGTCAGGAGGAGAGTTCCAGGGCAAGCGTGAGAAAAGTGATAAAGACAAATCAAAGGTTTCCACCTTGGGGGGCTCAGTGGATTCATCTAAGAAGACCTCAGAGTCAAAAAATGTGGGGAGCACGGGTGTGGCAAAAATTATCATCAGCAAGCATGATGGGGGATCCCCCAGCATTAAAGCCAAAGTGACTTTGCAGAAACCTGGGGAAAGTAGTGGAGAAGGGCTGAGGCCTCAGATGGCCTCCTCCAAAAACTATGGCTCTCCACTCATCAGTGGTTCCACTCCAAAGCATGAGCGTGGCTCTCCCAGTCATAGTAAGTCACCAGCATATACCCCCCAGAATCTGGACAGTGAGAGTGAGTCAGGCTCCTCCATAGCAGAGAAGTCTTATCAGAACAGTCCCAGCTCAGATGATGGCATCCGACCTCTTCCAGAGTACAGCACAGAGAAGCATAAgaagcacaaaaaagaaaagaagaaagtaaaagacaaagataGGGACCGGGACCGGGACAAAGACCGAGACAAGAAAAAATCTCATAGCATCAAGCCAGAGAGTTGGTCTAAATCACCCATCTCTTCAGACCAGTCCTTGTCTATGACAAGTAACACAATCTTATCTACAGACAGGCCCTCAAGGCTTAGCCCTGACTTTATGATTGGGGAGGAAGATGACGATCTTATGGATGTGGCCCTGATTGGCAACTAG